Within the Methanomicrobia archaeon genome, the region GATGAAATCTCCGTCGCTTCTGGTGGATTAAACCGGATACGGGGCGTCGATCTGATGCCGATACTGGCCGATTATATGGGGTTCTTTATTATGTACGGGACGTGAAAAGCCTCATTCTTGCCACACCCCATTAAAATCTGGCGCATCCATGTTTGCCCTAAACTAGACTTCTGGCGTATAAAATGTTTTTAGCTTATATCGGATCCTATCTTAATGAATTTCCAAAAACAAAATCATTTTGTCTTTTATCTCTAATAGTTTCTTGCAATATTCTTTTAATCCGGTCTCCATCCTGGTTGATATCGTCTTCATTAAACCACAGAACTTTCCATCCCCTTTCATTCAATGCTTTTTCTTTGCCCTCATCTTTTTCCCTTGCATGCCAGTAATTAGCACCTGGTTCCACAGCAACTTTTTCGTTTACAAAGGCGAAATCGATCCAATATCGTGAAACATTATATTGTTTCTCATAATCTACATGCTCTTTAAAACCAAGTTCAGTTAAATACTGCTCAGTCTTCTTTTCTAAGTCGGTATCCATTTTCGCCGGTGGCACTAATTCTCTAATTTGCAGTTGTCCAGGTCTACCAAAATGGGAACGTTCAATAATATATTTCCCACCATTCCGTTCTATTACATCTCCTATGTTATATCCTGGTGGTAAGGTCGTATCATCGAGTTTTTTGAGTTTAGCCCGGACACGTATTTGATCTTCTGGCGGTAAATTATTTATGGAAATTTTTATCAATTTATCTCACCCCTTTGTAAGCTCCAGCCCTCCACCTCGGAATAAATTCGATGCATCCCATTTGGTATCTGCGGGTTTTATGGCGAGCTTTTTGAAGCATCACTTTAGACAATCGTCGTCTACTCATTACCTCCCTGATGCTCGCTCCTTCCCCAAAGGTAGCCGATTAGGCCAGCGAAGATGGGCAATCCTAAGATTAGTAGTACTGTACCAGCGTTGTTGTCACCTTGGCCAGCTTGAGACTGAAGATTTTCAATGTATCTAGGAAGTTCTTGCCCGATGATACTGGGATCGCTTCGATCGAATGGAATTCGGGGCATCGCCATATGAGACAGCAGCCCATCAA harbors:
- a CDS encoding DUF559 domain-containing protein; protein product: MIKISINNLPPEDQIRVRAKLKKLDDTTLPPGYNIGDVIERNGGKYIIERSHFGRPGQLQIRELVPPAKMDTDLEKKTEQYLTELGFKEHVDYEKQYNVSRYWIDFAFVNEKVAVEPGANYWHAREKDEGKEKALNERGWKVLWFNEDDINQDGDRIKRILQETIRDKRQNDFVFGNSLR